A segment of the Salminus brasiliensis chromosome 1, fSalBra1.hap2, whole genome shotgun sequence genome:
GAACCTACAACCTTTACCATGTTCTGTTCAACTTGTTCTGTTACTCTCTGGGTTTTAATTCCTCTGCTTCATCATTTCTGCTTGCTCGTTTTCTCAGTCACCCAAATgtatccagtctcctgacctgtTCCCACCTCCTAAAAATCTCCTACCAGCGCCTGAACTCACACAGTTACTGAACATGCTCACCTGTAAGCTCTTCAGTAGACATGCTCGTATGTGTGCTGTTCCTGCTGTCTTCCTCagagtgttttctttttctcatcCGATGCAGTATTTTGTTACTGGTTAGCTCACcaggctctctgtcaatctccACCCACAGATCAGACGTCTGAATTTTCACTCAGCTGAACTGAAACCAAAAGTCCAGAACATTCTCAGAAGCTCCagataaataaatcataaaataatGATTATTCAGGTCTTTActtacatttaatatttaatctctgatattctaatattctaatattttacagaaaacacctcattaatatgcattaatACATGCAACAGAAATCAGAGAAAAACAAGCACTGTAATAatcacaccccacacacacacacacaccccacacacacacacacacacacacacacacacagctcctgaATAAATAACTGAACAGCTGTTTTTAAACAGAGCAGAATAAATACTTACAGTTTCTGTAACACTCCGACTGTCTGATGGAGTTTATCTCAGCAGCTCCTGCAGATCTGTGGGTATAAACCCTTTCACTTTTactttcctcttcctctgaacTCACTCTTTACTgccctcctcagttcactgtgtagAACTGCACTTCTCTAAATCACCCACTGCTGTTTGTCCATCTGAATATTTGTGTGAGAGATTACAGGTTACAGTAACTAATGATCAGTTTTCATGTGGGTAAACATTCCTTTAAAATGATCAGCATTTAGCACCATATATCCAGTGCCTTTGAATGAGAAGACCTGTGTCTGTGAATTTAGCcgctacatttaaaacatccacccaaacgttTGTATGTCTGCTCCTGCCAGTTTGTGGAGGGAAACCAACACACAGAACTTCCTTACCCAGAGAATAAGCATGACTATATAGCTCTGATGCAGCGGGTGCATTGGGCACTTGCGAGTTGTAAATTGTCTCTTAcaacttttacacttttactctttttttacttttatattataaataatacttatttgtattgtttttatttctaaatgACTATATTGTGTTATAGGAGGTTTTTCAGAAGTTTGTAGGTACAGAGAACCTTTGAGGCAGGGCTAACAGGGGTGCATGTCAGGAGGACCTGGACTTTCCCATGACTGCGCCCCTCAGATCTGAGGAGTCCATCCTGGCTCCACTGTCCACCATCAAGGCCCCGGCTCCACTGTCTGCATCCAAGGCTGCCAGCGTCCAGACTGCTAGCTCCTGTCTCGGCATTGGCAAATGCGTTTGCCCCAAGGCCAGCAGTGCCAGCTGCTCCAGTGTTGGCAGTGCCCACCGCCTCTGCTCCAACGACGGCGGTGCCCACCGCATCTGCCCCAACTCTCTTGAGTCGTGCCAGCATGCTTCAAACTGCTACGAACCATTGTCCCTGTTCCAAAGACAGGCAGCATTACCTGCGTAAATGACTGGCGCACAGTTGGTTTTACCCCTATCATAAGAAAGTGCTTTGAGAGGCTGGTTAGAGActtcatctgcttctcactACCTACCTGACCCTCAACACTGGAGCCTCCCAGGGATGTGTGCTCAGCCTGCTCCTGTACTCCCTCTGAGAGAGTGCAGCTGACCACTATATGAGCAGACATGGAGCAGCCTGCAAGAGGATGCAACATGGTTGAAGTTATTGCAGACCATCTGTCTGTCCAGGAAATAGACGAGGCGCCCATAGCTATCGCAAGCATTGAAGGAGGACAGTCGGGTAGGACATCTTGAGAAATAGAGAAGGCGAGGGCAAATTCAGGAATGGAGAGACATTTGGATGTGTGAAGGTGAGATAAATGCAGAGTGAACAACACGTCACCTGCATCGAGGAGTGGGAGAACCTGGAGACGGGAGCAGCAAGGAGAAGAGAGCAACGTCCGCACCTTGAGGGTACAGGGAAAAGAGTTCAGCCTTGGGGGCAGAGCGAGCGAAGATAACCCCACGGTCCCGGAGAACCTTCTGGAGCTTGATAATGGTCCAATCCGAGATGCGGGGGGAACGGAACTTCGAAGAAGGGGTGCATGGAAGCACCGGAGACACGGGAGGGGACGGCACAGGTTCAGTACGCCTGGGGCGTAGAGAGTGGCCGGGCGAGGTCGGGGAGGAAGGCAAAGATCCTTGGGAACGCTGGGAACTACAATGAGGAAGACGAGAGCGGCCGCGCCGGGAGGAGCCGGAAGAGGGGCTAGAACAGAAACGACCGACCTGATCttccatctcctttgagaactcactgctcactcctgctacagaagctggaagccttggtgtagtcatggatggaagacttgaccactgcagctctcttctggcttgTCTCCCTcagcgcaccatcagacccctgtaacttatccagaacacagcgggtcgggtcgtcttcaacattcctagtagagtctaagattagaggatctttgaactattagtctattctaactagctgaggtttttcttgggtaaatagtaaagcacctttgtaagtcgctctggagaagagcttctgctaaatgccgtaaatgtaaaagtaatgtaaatgGGAAAGGTGAAGGTGAGCAACACACTGAGTAGGTGGGTACGGCTTCATCAGTGGAAGTTTTCCTCACAAGAATGAGAAGGGAGAGGAATGGTATTATAGTGCATAGTAATGGAGGGGAAGATTTTGGGCGTGGTCCTCCCAAACGTTCATATTAATTGTGGCAATTATGAAGTAattatgaagtatgagtaggtgctggacagataAGTAATGAAGAGTTTGAAGAGTAATGAAGAGTAATGTACAGAGTTTACAATGGGGTTGTTCCCAAATTGCGTCAGGTGAAAGTCAGCTAATCACATGGTTCCGTACTGTGAAGCATTTACTCACTCCACTGTAAAGTTCCTAAGCTTTTCTTTACAGAAAAGGGGTGCGAGAAGGACAGAACAACTGCAGAAGATATGTGCTGAGAATGGAATTGCCTTTGTCAAGCTAGGGAAATTTCACAAGATTAGATGGTCTGCATGGAGGC
Coding sequences within it:
- the LOC140560893 gene encoding uncharacterized protein isoform X3; translation: MTTPRLPASVAGVSSEFSKEMEDQVGRFCSSPSSGSSRRGRSRLPHCSSQRSQGSLPSSPTSPGHSLRPRRTEPVPSPPVSPVLPCTPSSKFRSPRISDWTIIKLQKVLRDRGVIFARSAPKAELFSLYPQGADVALFSLLLPSPGSPTPRCRCPTRLSSFNACDSYGRLVYFLDRQMVCNNFNHVASSCRLLHVCSYSGQLHSLRGSTGAG